A DNA window from Anastrepha obliqua isolate idAnaObli1 chromosome 5, idAnaObli1_1.0, whole genome shotgun sequence contains the following coding sequences:
- the LOC129248630 gene encoding protein tiptop, producing MMLHEAVMLEIYRQALTASELASPRCQSRESNVSAAAMEGRCPSNGSHCSGNERSATPATTSLPSTPPAGLPLPATLAPAAAAALLPPQSAAMAAYFNAAAAAAQQNHLLLTNPLAAAASLVQQATRTHSPTTNHLARTTPSSPQTDAIADEPVLDFSTKRRRQSEHESDDDEVDEKMDDDNCELSNAADAPVDVNSPLDLSVGRKRESSDEESHMPMRKALRTAHEYKALPSTAGNWVPTINPYLAAVAAASLSPKSPLSPMEWNGKHKLLPNEATKALEKMTEMTRLGSATDSAELPPQHRQVGAPANNVSNSGGGRHSAWQSHWLNKGADAVRDVFKCVWCKQSFPTLASLTTHMKETQHCGVNMPSTGPNGTPTNSSASNQTTQSTHHLRHSTNTGTSSAATSATATAATTSNKSDLNLLIKETMPLPRKLVRGQDVWLGKGAEQTREILKCMWCGQSFRSLAEMTSHMQETQHYTNIISQEQIISWKSTDDKNSNSGSSNSNRTSSTSPVGASPPSAIANAGAVVISSPNNASAATVSAVLTCKVCDQAFPTLKELSNHMMKNSHYKEHMMRAIGGGEHAAATPTAAVARRGRQMREKRKKSLPVRKLLELERAQQDYKNNSLDPALKPLRDFAATTKITCEKCGEKIETALFVDHIRQCLGGMLMVPSRNHSSDALKHTLNTMSCIEQLASPQTPTSRSDGRKTADSNMSHASTRPDILCPLPKEGEKTSSSTPSVLNAIEQLIEKSFDIRTRNNSSYSGNGNGSQRSTPLGSSILKRLGIDDSVDYTKPLIDPQTMHFMRTYSNFSARDRSASESSSISERCNSRIESFTPERNNAERARQSTPRLTPEKLTNAEANAETVDNNDVMAMDNELLKIKSEPAETSNEPQELTMNDNKASLDMSPHKISVKKEFNMIDNQEDERQSSDSLHYKPQVQTPCSRAASPSTSERSITPKSTTSSADKRFPTVGSSLTALSSMFDSLNNMNTSASNAQLHATESVVGAETNNNITNKKTNANPLAALQKLCETTEKPAMKTRNAANGINHNSQLAGNMMAFSWACNDAVQNSNAESMIKCSQCDAVFSSKGAYRHHFSKMHYIKDGDGEVNAAKSPMLACSPKSAATSPKSASKSPVSAGNMAAPIINPYNESSQSKFLKYSELAKQLSSKNV from the exons ATGATGTTGCACGAGGCGGTTATGCTGGAAATCTACAGGCAGGCGCTCACAGCAAG TGAGTTGGCCAGCCCGCGTTGTCAATCACGAGAATCGAATGTTTCTGCAGCCGCCATGGAGGGACGTTGTCCGTCGAATGGCTCCCATTGCTCTGGCAATGAGCGTTCTGCAACGCCCGCAACCACCTCGCTACCTAGCACACCACCCGCAGGTCTACCATTGCCGGCCACGCTAGCACCGGCAGCAGCAGCTGCTTTGTTGCCACCACAATCTGCCGCCATGGCTGCATATTTCAACGCAGCTGCAGCAGCGGCACAACAGAATCACTTGCTGCTAACCAATCCACTAGCAGCTGCAGCCTCACTTGTGCAACAAGCCACACGAACGCATTCGCCAACTACAAATCACTTAGCACGAACAACGCCCTCCTCACCACAAACAGACGCCATCGCCGACGAGCCAGTACTGGACTTTAGCACGAAACGCCGACGGCAATCTGAACATGAAAGTGATGACGATGAGGTTGACGAGAAGATGGACGATGACAATTGCGAGCTAAGCAATGCCGCGGATGCGCCAGTCGATGTGAATAGTCCGCTTGATTTGTCGGTTGGACGCAAACGTGAATCTTCAGATGAGGAGTCCCACATGCCAATGCGAAAAGCATTACGCACCGCGCACGAATACAAAGCGCTACCATCCACTGCTGGCAATTGGGTACCAACAATTAATCCGTACTTAGCTGCGGTGGCCGCGGCTAGCTTATCACCCAAATCGCCACTCTCGCCAATGGAATGGAATGGAAAACATAAACTTTTGCCAAATGAAGCTACCAAAGCACTAGAGAAAATGACTGAAATGACAAGACTTGGCTCGGCTACAGACAGTGCCGAGCTACCACCACAGCACAGGCAAGTGGGTGCACCAGCCAACAATGTGAGCAACTCCGGCGGCGGACGACACAGTGCGTGGCAATCGCATTGGCTTAACAAGGGGGCAGACGCCGTGCGAGATGTCTTCAAATGTGTTTGGTGTAAACAAAGTTTTCCCACACTGGCCTCATTAACAACACACATGAAGGAGACGCAACATTGTGGTGTCAACATGCCTTCAACGGGCCCAAATGGCACCCCAACTAATAGCAGCGCCAGCAATCAGACAACTCAATCGACACATCACTTACGTCACTCGACTAATACCGGCACATCGTCCGCTGCCACATCAGCCACAGCAACTGCAGCGACCACGTCCAATAAATCTGATCTCAATTTGTTAATCAAAGAAACGATGCCATTGCCACGCAAACTGGTACGCGGCCAAGATGTCTGGCTCGGCAAAGGTGCAGAGCAAACGCGCGAAATACTGAAGTGCATGTGGTGCGGCCAGAGTTTTCGCTCGTTGGCCGAAATGACATCGCACATGCAGGAGACGCAACACTACACGAACATAATATCCCAAGAGCAGATCATTTCATGGAAGTCGACGGATGATAAAAACTCGAACAGCGGCAGCTCGAACTCGAATAGAACATCGTCAACATCACCTGTCGGTGCATCGCCACCGTCTGCCATAGCCAATGCAGGGGCCGTTGTTATTTCTAGCCCCAACAACGCATCGGCGGCTACTGTAAGTGCCGTGCTAACATGCAAGGTGTGCGATCAGGCCTTTCCAACGCTCAAGGAGCTAAGCAATCACATGATGAAAAATTCACACTACAAGGAGCACATGATGCGTGCCATTGGCGGTGGCGAGCATGCGGCAGCTACGCCAACTGCAGCGGTCGCGCGACGTGGACGGCAAATGCGTGAAAAACGTAAGAAGTCGTTGCCGGTGCGTAAGTTGTTGGAGTTGGAACGCGCACAACAAGACtacaaaaataatagtttgGATCCCGCGTTGAAGCCATTACGTGATTTTGCCGCTACGACTAAGATTACATGCGAAAAGTGTGGCGAGAAGATCGAGACAGCTCTATTTGTCGATCACATCAGGCAATGTCTGGGCGGAATGTTGATGGTGCCCTCACGCAATCACAGCAGTGACGCGTTGAAACACACACTTAACACCATGAGTTGTATCGAGCAGCTTGCTAGCCCACAGACCCCGACTAGTCGCAGTGATGGGCGCAAAACAGCCGACAGCAATATGTCTCACGCCTCAACACGCCCAGACATACTTTGCCCGCTGCCCAAGGAAGGTGAAAAGACGAGCTCCTCTACGCCATCAGTGCTTAACGCCATCGAGCAACTCATCGAGAAGAGTTTCGATATACGCACGCGCAACAACAGCTCCTACTCGGGCAATGGTAATGGCAGCCAGCGCAGCACACCGCTTGGTTCCAGTATTTTGAAGCGGCTCGGTATTGACGATAGCGTCGACTACACCAAACCGCTCATAGATCCACAAACAATGCACTTTATGCGCACTTACTCGAACTTCTCAGCGCGAGATCGTAGCGCAAGCGAGTCGAGCTCGATCTCTGAACGCTGCAATAGTCGCATAGAATCGTTCACACCCGAACGCAATAACGCAGAGCGTGCACGACAGTCAACGCCACGCCTAACACCGGAAAAGTTGACCAACGCGGAAGCGAATGCGGAGACAGTTGATAACAATGACGTCATGGCAATGGACAATGAATTGCTGAAAATCAAATCAGAGCCTGCCGAAACGTCCAACGAGCCGCAAGAGCTAACGATGAACGACAACAAGGCCAGCCTGGATATGTCACCACATAAAATATCCGTAAAAAAGGAATTCAATATGATTGATAACCAAGAGGATGAACGGCAATCGAGTGACTCTCTACACTACAAGCCGCAAGTGCAGACTCCTTGCTCGCGCGCTGCAAGTCCCAGCACAAGCGAACGCTCAATTACACCCAAATCCACAACATCTTCCGCAGACAAGAGATTTCCGACAGTTGGCAGTAGCCTCACAGCGCTTTCTTCAATGTTTGACAGCCTAAATAATATGAACACAAGTGCGTCCAACGCTCAGTTGCATGCTACAGAAAGCGTGGTTGGTGCggaaaccaacaacaacattacaaataaaaaaacaaatgccaaTCCACTTGCGGCGCTTCAAAAGCTTTGCGAGACGACAGAGAAGCCAGCCATGAAGACACGCAACGCCGCTAATGGCATCAATCACAATTCTCAGCTGGCAGGCAATATGATGGCCTTCAGTTGGGCTTGCAATGATGCCGTACAAAATTCGAATGCCGAGTCCATGATCAAATGCTCGCAATGTGATGCAGTCTTCAGCTCAAAGGGCGCTTATCGTCATCATTTCTCGAAGATGCACTACATCAAAGACGGAGACGGAGAGGTGAATGCTGCAAAATCTCCGATGCTGGCATGCTCACCTAAGTCGGCAGCTACGTCTCCGAAGAGCGCTTCAAAGAGTCCCGTGAGTGCAGGCAACATGGCAGCACCAATCATCAATCCGTACAATGAAAGTTCGCAATCAAAGTTCCTCAAATACAGCGAGTTAGCCAAGCAGTTGTCATCAAAGAATGTCTAA